The following coding sequences are from one Pseudoalteromonas carrageenovora IAM 12662 window:
- a CDS encoding amidohydrolase family protein — protein sequence MPSILIRESFRNTEALGSYQSSHRLNERSLKQFLFQGIRRRKAELPDHVIKNKLSKFLDSDTGSVLSFLNKILSTLGERYIEPTFNGQFLVDSKLFGEWQELITEVPPLFGICSALRDFYTFPNHNNRAETKLYFERFLRPQIRYSALPSIKDPRLDELVERLKLDDLHIHLNGSSEIEIIWRTALQKPRAFAKELKGASNNKLVKELYSAEEVGLTQEKQLGKLNVAKALRVLLLNEVFGQDANIVQKTFFKRDEDETKQAFKIQLINIEQVNKLTELSNSFNVSEIYNFDFDIEGSLLAQLSHIEDDIKTPLALESFYLIAMFGYLKKTKNEAFGHALYYYLLIKCQFNRLVVQQTHQFGFDQFQKFTVNEMRSTTEKEYQTRYHQLNYSDLGDLDYLEGRFAPSRDLPSNVDRLRTILADYKHYQTTEQRANNAIIDKNKKVNPYSLKDLLCHKANATSLKLSLIAHFIKRPDKHINKLVNGEIRLSWQCRHYELRNQLEKTRRSLAALQEQYIDLSDYLFGFDAAANELDAGPEVFAPIFKRLRKAGYHNFTYHAGEDYVHLLSGIRTVAEAIDFLDLKTGNRIGHGTAIGIHPELWRERIGNNIVMKQGERLDDLVFAYKHFCDHEVNGTLLHLIEREIRTLSALIYEEQYSPVELYDAWELRYIDPILAFELKRQHGSYLRSEIKKEIDDILKTKKTNKKAFEIFEKYHGVNNADCAIRYQELIEVDMTCPCERAFNYETFRILQKYVIGKINRRHMAIESLPTSNVRISFYEHYREHHIFDWLGVTDEKGMEVPVVLGSDDPGIFATNLRNEYAHILLTLENDIGLSSMDAIAKLEQIVRNGKIWRFKKLSY from the coding sequence ATGCCCTCAATCTTAATTAGAGAGAGCTTCAGAAACACGGAGGCTCTTGGCAGCTATCAATCTAGCCATCGTTTGAATGAGCGCAGTTTAAAACAGTTTTTGTTTCAAGGGATAAGGAGGCGTAAAGCTGAATTGCCTGATCATGTAATTAAAAATAAATTAAGTAAATTTTTAGATTCAGATACAGGCTCCGTATTAAGCTTTTTAAATAAAATTCTCAGTACGCTCGGCGAGCGATATATTGAGCCAACATTTAATGGTCAATTTTTAGTAGACTCTAAGTTGTTCGGTGAATGGCAGGAGTTAATAACCGAGGTTCCGCCATTATTTGGTATTTGTAGTGCTTTAAGAGATTTTTATACTTTCCCGAATCATAACAATAGAGCAGAAACAAAATTATATTTTGAGCGATTTCTAAGACCTCAAATTAGGTACAGTGCATTGCCAAGCATAAAAGATCCTAGGTTAGATGAACTTGTGGAGCGGTTAAAGCTTGATGATTTACATATTCACTTAAATGGTTCAAGCGAAATCGAAATTATTTGGCGTACTGCTCTACAAAAGCCCAGAGCATTCGCAAAAGAGTTAAAAGGTGCAAGTAATAATAAATTAGTTAAGGAATTGTATTCAGCAGAAGAAGTTGGTTTAACTCAAGAAAAACAACTGGGTAAGTTAAATGTAGCAAAAGCATTGAGGGTTTTATTACTGAATGAAGTTTTTGGTCAAGATGCCAATATAGTTCAAAAAACCTTTTTTAAAAGAGATGAAGACGAAACAAAACAAGCTTTTAAAATACAATTAATCAATATAGAGCAGGTTAATAAACTAACTGAATTAAGTAACTCATTCAACGTATCTGAGATTTATAATTTTGACTTTGATATTGAGGGCTCTCTTTTAGCTCAACTTAGTCATATTGAAGATGATATAAAAACCCCACTTGCTTTAGAGTCTTTCTATTTGATTGCCATGTTTGGGTATTTAAAAAAGACCAAAAATGAAGCGTTTGGACATGCACTTTATTATTATTTACTTATAAAGTGCCAATTTAATAGATTGGTTGTGCAACAAACTCATCAGTTCGGTTTTGATCAATTTCAAAAGTTTACTGTTAATGAAATGCGCAGTACTACGGAGAAAGAGTATCAAACCAGATACCATCAATTAAATTACTCTGATTTAGGTGACTTAGATTATTTAGAAGGTCGTTTTGCTCCTAGCAGAGACTTGCCTAGTAATGTGGATCGTTTAAGAACTATATTAGCAGATTACAAGCACTATCAAACCACAGAGCAGCGAGCCAACAATGCCATTATCGATAAAAATAAGAAAGTAAACCCATACAGTTTAAAAGATCTTCTGTGTCATAAAGCTAATGCTACTAGTTTGAAGCTGAGTTTAATCGCACACTTTATTAAGCGCCCTGACAAGCATATAAATAAATTAGTTAATGGTGAAATAAGGCTTTCTTGGCAGTGCAGGCATTATGAATTGCGCAATCAATTAGAAAAAACACGAAGAAGCTTAGCTGCATTACAAGAACAGTATATCGATTTAAGTGATTATTTATTTGGATTTGATGCAGCTGCCAATGAATTAGATGCAGGACCAGAAGTATTTGCACCTATTTTTAAGCGGTTAAGAAAAGCTGGTTATCACAATTTTACTTATCATGCAGGCGAAGACTATGTGCATTTGCTATCAGGAATTAGAACTGTAGCTGAAGCTATCGATTTTTTAGATTTAAAAACAGGTAACAGAATTGGGCATGGCACAGCTATTGGTATACATCCAGAGCTATGGCGTGAACGTATTGGTAACAACATAGTAATGAAGCAAGGTGAGCGCTTAGATGACCTTGTTTTTGCTTATAAACATTTTTGTGATCATGAGGTCAATGGTACCCTTCTACATTTAATTGAACGCGAAATCAGAACACTTTCAGCACTTATTTATGAAGAGCAATACTCACCAGTTGAGTTATATGATGCATGGGAGCTGAGATATATTGATCCAATCTTAGCCTTCGAATTAAAACGGCAGCATGGAAGCTATTTACGGTCAGAAATAAAAAAAGAAATAGATGATATTTTAAAGACTAAAAAAACTAATAAAAAAGCTTTTGAAATATTTGAAAAATATCATGGTGTAAATAACGCTGATTGCGCAATTCGCTACCAAGAGCTTATAGAAGTAGATATGACATGTCCGTGTGAGCGTGCTTTTAATTATGAAACTTTTCGCATATTGCAAAAATATGTAATTGGTAAAATTAATCGTCGGCATATGGCTATTGAGAGTTTACCAACGAGTAATGTGAGAATTAGCTTTTATGAACATTACCGAGAACATCATATTTTTGATTGGTTAGGAGTAACCGATGAAAAAGGTATGGAAGTACCAGTAGTATTGGGTTCTGATGATCCTGGTATTTTCGCCACAAACTTAAGAAACGAGTATGCTCATATTTTACTCACTCTTGAAAATGATATTGGTCTTTCATCTATGGATGCAATTGCAAAACTAGAGCAAATAGTTCGTAACGGTAAAATTTGGCGTTTTAAGAAGTTAAGTTATTAA
- a CDS encoding restriction endonuclease, translating into MSKMTIVEAAKEALYLLGAASSLKQIYSKIMERSFYKFGAKDPLAVLRVQIERHCEQTSWSCEAKNKFFIKDEKGLYSLVSYKQKMPVPDQIAESALDNLSLVKELAKKLKQTTINHIIDHLYSLEPEEFELFCQRFLDRYGFEDMIVTQRGRDGGIDVHGYLEVGISQLHVAAQCKRYKRTNKVSRPDISQFRGDIQGEYQQGIFITTSEFTKEAQDIAFKRGCVPIVLIDGQTLAEIMIDREIGVTRSNIPIYDFEIDLV; encoded by the coding sequence ATGTCAAAAATGACGATTGTTGAGGCGGCAAAGGAGGCTCTTTATTTATTAGGAGCAGCAAGTAGCCTAAAACAAATTTATAGTAAGATTATGGAGCGTTCATTTTATAAGTTCGGTGCAAAAGATCCACTTGCTGTTTTGCGAGTTCAAATAGAAAGGCATTGTGAGCAAACATCGTGGTCTTGCGAAGCAAAAAATAAATTTTTTATAAAAGATGAAAAAGGTTTGTATTCGTTAGTTAGCTATAAACAGAAAATGCCTGTACCCGACCAAATAGCAGAAAGTGCTTTAGATAATTTGAGTTTAGTTAAAGAGCTCGCCAAAAAACTAAAACAGACAACAATTAACCATATTATTGATCATCTATATAGCTTAGAACCTGAAGAATTTGAACTATTTTGCCAGCGGTTCTTAGATAGGTATGGATTCGAGGATATGATAGTTACTCAACGCGGCCGTGACGGCGGAATAGATGTTCACGGTTACTTAGAAGTGGGAATTTCACAATTGCATGTTGCAGCGCAATGTAAACGTTATAAGCGCACTAATAAAGTGTCGCGTCCTGATATTTCACAGTTTAGGGGGGACATTCAGGGCGAGTACCAGCAAGGTATTTTTATAACCACTAGTGAATTTACAAAAGAAGCTCAAGATATAGCCTTCAAAAGAGGTTGTGTACCAATTGTTTTGATCGATGGACAAACACTTGCTGAGATAATGATTGACCGCGAAATTGGAGTAACAAGAAGTAATATTCCAATTTATGATTTTGAGATTGATTTAGTTTGA
- the dndB gene encoding DNA sulfur modification protein DndB: protein MFENKYCYSFPAVRGQQAGRPFYIATCPLRIIPKIFLFDEEEVPAELRAQRTLNRTRLPEMVRYLVDNPKEYVFSSLTASVGTEVRFIPHEGAHDLGVLQVPMDAEILINDGQHRRAAIEEALKEMPELGQDNISVLFFVDEGLKRSQQMFADLNKYAVKPSPSISALYDFRDSSAGVARYLATEIKPFVGFTEMEQSTVSPKSAKLFTLSSIKQASQILLSKNAKSHFEDGDLQIAVSFWQACFGVITEWQQVHNKELSPANFRQEYIHAHGIGLHALGRMGKSLIAQHPKDWQHVLQKLSKIDWRKSNPIWDNRALHHGKLSKASSNIKLTANILRQALDLQLEGDDKKLEEEFSSNHV, encoded by the coding sequence ATGTTTGAAAACAAATATTGCTATTCATTTCCAGCAGTAAGAGGGCAGCAAGCAGGTCGCCCTTTTTACATTGCTACTTGCCCACTTAGAATTATTCCTAAAATATTTTTATTTGATGAAGAGGAAGTGCCTGCAGAATTGCGGGCACAACGTACCTTAAATCGGACACGCCTCCCTGAAATGGTTCGTTATTTAGTTGATAACCCAAAAGAATATGTGTTTTCATCGCTAACCGCATCTGTTGGTACTGAAGTGCGGTTTATACCTCATGAAGGAGCTCACGACTTAGGTGTATTACAAGTTCCTATGGACGCTGAAATACTGATTAATGATGGGCAACATCGCCGCGCTGCCATTGAAGAAGCATTAAAAGAAATGCCTGAGCTAGGTCAAGATAATATATCTGTGTTATTTTTTGTTGATGAAGGTCTAAAACGTAGCCAACAAATGTTTGCCGATTTAAATAAGTATGCTGTAAAGCCTAGCCCTTCAATTAGTGCGTTATATGATTTTAGGGATTCGTCTGCAGGTGTTGCACGTTACCTAGCAACAGAGATAAAGCCTTTTGTGGGTTTTACTGAAATGGAACAATCGACTGTTTCGCCCAAAAGTGCCAAGTTATTCACTTTAAGTAGTATTAAACAAGCAAGCCAAATACTCCTCAGTAAAAATGCAAAGTCACATTTTGAAGATGGTGATTTACAAATTGCCGTTAGTTTTTGGCAAGCGTGTTTTGGCGTTATAACTGAATGGCAACAAGTACATAATAAAGAGCTCTCTCCTGCTAATTTTAGGCAAGAGTATATTCATGCTCATGGCATTGGTTTGCATGCGTTAGGGCGTATGGGTAAGTCGTTAATTGCTCAGCATCCTAAAGATTGGCAGCACGTTCTGCAAAAGTTAAGCAAAATAGATTGGCGAAAGAGCAACCCTATATGGGACAATAGAGCATTGCACCACGGAAAATTGTCCAAAGCTTCTAGTAATATTAAACTCACTGCTAATATTTTAAGGCAGGCTCTTGATTTACAACTTGAAGGCGATGATAAAAAACTAGAAGAAGAGTTTAGTAGTAATCATGTTTGA
- a CDS encoding DNA phosphorothioation-associated putative methyltransferase: MAANLPSTLNFTQYRDLVKKLKHGKSLPTAIYLHKSSLEEALPLELLSFIQSTVSKLNTNEPWNLIKLYKRDLKFTLLNYPHFDEYAYPELHTSYTIDGDEQTIKTTNYSNSNNPPILHRKETFVLPSYPLYQTFKDITDEGERIGLYQNTKSIGFKQQWENLIKRKAFKLDEQGRLHKVAELPEPIVENEPQTIKRHLTAINRDRLSAPFQKLAKYGYLNGDHSILDYGCGLADDATELEAHGLNINAWDPVHRPNGNKQKSDIVNLGFVLNVIEDQQERKDTLKAAYQYTQKLLLVSVMLANETKQEHFKQYKDGVITKWNTFQKYYSQAQIRAYIEQALNVKTMAFGQGIIAIFKCPQLEEAHHLELQFQNYNWQHITQKPQPKALPKAQQKTLFEKHKTLLDDFWQHCLHLGRLPANDEFEQSATLRKYFASHNKAFSLLQNYYEQNEFEQAKQKRKHDLLVYFALSLFGKRQAKSHMPARLTRDLKVHFSDYNQALEQAKQLLFSIADPANIGNSCYQAFDQIQLGELHDNHSYILPTRYLNQLPAILRVYIGCAVQLYGDIDDVDLVKIHMRSGKVTFLKYDDFNKKLPLLTERIKVKMLEQDIDYFYYGDIYPYQPLYNKIDYLQKSSSEYKSQQRFDKKLADMLKGVTKAEWPNWPILLKVFDYWGVELNGDRFFGTKKPNS, encoded by the coding sequence CCTAATTAAACTCTATAAACGCGATCTAAAATTTACGTTACTTAACTACCCTCACTTTGATGAATACGCATACCCCGAACTCCACACCAGCTATACAATTGATGGTGACGAACAAACAATAAAAACAACAAACTACAGTAACTCAAATAACCCGCCTATTTTGCACCGTAAAGAAACCTTTGTACTTCCAAGTTACCCGCTCTACCAAACATTTAAAGATATTACCGACGAAGGTGAACGAATAGGCCTGTACCAAAACACAAAGAGTATTGGCTTTAAACAGCAATGGGAAAACTTAATAAAGCGCAAAGCCTTTAAACTTGATGAACAAGGCAGATTACACAAAGTAGCCGAGTTACCAGAGCCTATAGTTGAAAATGAACCACAAACAATAAAGCGCCATTTAACAGCTATAAATCGTGATAGGCTCTCTGCGCCTTTTCAAAAACTAGCAAAGTATGGTTACTTAAATGGTGATCATTCAATACTCGATTACGGCTGCGGCCTAGCCGATGACGCAACAGAACTAGAAGCACACGGGTTAAATATAAACGCATGGGACCCAGTACACAGGCCAAACGGCAATAAACAAAAAAGTGATATTGTTAATTTGGGCTTTGTACTCAATGTCATTGAAGATCAACAAGAGCGAAAAGACACATTAAAAGCAGCCTATCAGTACACACAAAAACTCCTTTTAGTATCAGTAATGCTTGCTAACGAAACTAAGCAAGAACACTTCAAACAATATAAAGACGGCGTAATCACTAAATGGAACACCTTTCAAAAATACTATAGCCAAGCCCAAATAAGAGCTTACATAGAGCAAGCCCTAAACGTTAAAACAATGGCGTTTGGGCAAGGTATTATCGCTATTTTTAAATGCCCACAATTAGAAGAGGCACATCATTTAGAGCTACAATTTCAAAATTATAATTGGCAACATATAACCCAAAAGCCGCAGCCAAAAGCTTTACCCAAAGCCCAGCAAAAAACCTTGTTTGAAAAACACAAAACTCTGCTTGATGATTTTTGGCAACATTGCCTGCACTTAGGCCGTTTACCTGCAAACGATGAGTTTGAACAAAGCGCAACATTGCGTAAATACTTTGCCAGCCACAACAAAGCATTTAGCTTGCTGCAAAATTACTATGAGCAAAATGAGTTTGAGCAAGCGAAACAAAAACGAAAACATGATTTACTGGTTTATTTTGCACTTAGCCTATTTGGTAAACGTCAAGCTAAAAGCCATATGCCTGCAAGGCTGACGCGAGATTTAAAAGTACATTTTAGCGATTACAACCAAGCATTAGAGCAAGCAAAGCAACTACTGTTCTCGATTGCAGACCCCGCTAATATTGGCAATTCCTGTTACCAAGCCTTTGATCAAATTCAGCTCGGTGAGTTACACGACAACCACTCATATATTTTACCCACTCGTTACTTAAACCAGCTCCCCGCAATACTGCGTGTATACATAGGCTGTGCGGTGCAATTGTATGGCGATATTGACGACGTAGATTTAGTAAAAATACATATGCGATCGGGCAAAGTAACATTTTTAAAATACGATGACTTTAATAAAAAGCTGCCGCTACTCACTGAGCGAATAAAAGTAAAAATGCTAGAGCAAGATATCGACTATTTTTATTACGGCGATATTTACCCCTATCAGCCCTTATATAACAAAATAGATTATTTACAAAAAAGCAGTAGTGAATACAAAAGCCAACAACGCTTTGATAAAAAATTAGCCGATATGCTCAAAGGAGTAACCAAAGCAGAGTGGCCCAACTGGCCTATTTTACTTAAGGTGTTTGACTATTGGGGTGTGGAATTAAATGGGGATAGGTTTTTTGGTACTAAAAAACCTAATTCCTAG